The following are from one region of the Betta splendens chromosome 15, fBetSpl5.4, whole genome shotgun sequence genome:
- the add3b gene encoding adducin 3 (gamma) b isoform X1, with the protein MDAVQRQPLQGGQPAPPLRFQRTGARPRGRDMSLVDVRHAAASLTLSLSRSDSRERYLDRVDRADPEDLRSRNMSPDLRQDFSMMEQKKRVTQILQSPVFKDELEGLIQDQLTKGNNPTGLLALRQIADLVMASAVGGAGPLTSPVSLGLVTPVNDLYGIESPSFAKGEKQSRCRLASLYRLVDLFSWARFTSSYITVRVNKEQDHVLISPRGLSFAEVTAANLVKVNIVGEVVDQGSTDLGIDHFGFAPHAAIYSMRPDVRCIIHVHTPATAAVSSMKCGILPISREAVLLGDVSCFGYHGSLDNKEEKVEFQKALGPTAKVMILKNHGLLALGETVEEAFHHVYHSQQACEIQVSALSCCGSVDNLVVLDRGKLKPLAPGAANAGVVIDNEVKWKVGEAEFESLMRMLDNLGYRTGYSYRNPVVREKPRSKNDVEIPATVSAVPSEDGELALRSPFKFMAQKQQRERTRWLTSPNSYLRVNVPEQSPSGDASPRTKTMWMKSSQPGNNAGTPIKIEDPNQFVPLNTDPTEVLDKRNRIKEQHRGDQMTPGPKSQLLAGIVVDTTPGPAFIIEDEEQTRSLPPNPFNEVTEKVLQEYKSLVERKRQGHDEDDDATDADEMTTFDGSTISLSLSPIMTPAKLDTIPNGNDHLAEVEEDLSVEVSKLSVNAVETVEISITTKEKTGEAQTPESQSKSPKKKKKKFRTPSFLKKSKKKKEEKDKAEA; encoded by the exons ATGGACGCGGTCCAAAGGCAACCACTACAGGGAGGACAGCCAGCTCCTCCACTTAG ATTCCAGAGAACCGGTGCGAGACCGCGCGGCCGAGACATGAGCCTGGTGGACGTGAGGCACGCCGCGGCGTCCCTCACCCTGTCCTTGTCCCGCAGCGACTCCAGGGAGCGCTACCTGGACCGCGTGGACCGGGCCGACCCGGAGGACCTGCGCAGCCGGAACATGTCGCCGGACCTGAGGCAGGACTTCAGCATgatggagcagaagaagagggtCACCCAGATTCTGCAGAGCCCA GTGTTTAAAGACGAGTTGGAGGGACTGATTCAGGACCAGCTGACCAAAGGCAACAACCCCACGGGGCTGCTGGCGCTGAGGCAGATCGCTGACCTGGTCATGGCCAGCGCGGTGGGAGGGGCCGGCCCCTTGACTTCACCCGTCA GCCTCGGCTTGGTGACGCCGGTCAACGACCTGTACGGGATCGAGTCTCCGTCGTTCGCCAAAGGGGAGAAGCAGAGCCGCTGCCGCCTGGCCAGCCTCTACAGGCTCGTCGACCTCTTCAGCTGGGCTCGTTTCACAAGCTCCTACATCACC GTGCGTGTGAATAAAGAACAAGACCATGTTCTCATTAGTCCTCGAGGTTTGTCTTTTGCTGAGGTGACGGCTGCTAATCTG GTGAAGGTGAACATCGTCGGCGAGGTGGTGGACCAGGGCTCCACTGATCTGGGTATCGACCATTTTGGATTCGCTCCCCACGCGGCCATTTACTCCATGCGCCCCGACGTGAGGTGCATTATCCACGTACACACCCCGGCTACAGCTGCT GTGTCCTCGATGAAATGTGGAATCCTGCCCATTTCCCGAGAGGCTGTGCTTCTGGGAGACGTGAGCTGCTTTGGTTACCATGGCAGCCTGGATAATAaagaggagaaggtggagtTTCAGAAAGCACTGGGCCCTACTGCCAAG GTGATGATTCTGAAGAACCACGGTCTGTTGGCTCTGGGAGAAACAGTAGAAGAGGCCTTCCACCACGTGTACCACTCTCAGCAAGCCTGTGAAATCCAG GTGAgtgctctgagctgctgtggcagcGTGGACAACCTCGTGGTGCTGGACAGGGGGAAGCTCAAACCCCTGGCGCCGGGCGCAGCCAATGCCGGGGTGGTGATCGACAACGAGGTCAAGTGGAAAGTGGGCGAGGCGGAGTTCGAGTCCCTCATGAGGATGCTGGACAACCTG GGGTACAGAACGGGCTACTCGTACAGGAACCCGGTGGTCCGTGAGAAGCCCCGCTCCAAAAACGACGTGGAGATCCCCGCCACGGTGTCGGCCGTGCCGTCCGAGGACGGCGAGCTGGCGCTGCGGAGCCCCTTCAAGTTCATGGCGCAGAAGCAGCAGCGGGAACGGACCCGCTGGCTCACCTCGCCCAACAGCTACTTGAGGGTCAATGTTCCCGAACAGTCACCCAGCGGGGATGCGAGCCCCAGGACCAAAACCATG TGGATGAAGTCTTCACAGCCGGGGAACAACGCTGGAACCCCCATAAAGATCGAGGACCCGAATCAATTCGTCCCACTTAACACCGACCCCACAGAGGTTCTGGATAAGAGGAACCGG AtaaaagagcagcacagaggagaccAGATGACTCCAGGACCAAAGTCTCAGTTGCTAGCAGGCATCGTTGTGGACACCACACCGGGACCC GCTTTCATCATcgaggacgaggagcagacCCGCTCTCTTCCTCCCAACCCTTTCAATGAGGTCACAGAGAAGGTGCTGCAGGAATACAAGAGCTTGGTAGAAAGAAAGCGGCAGGGCCACGACG AAGACGATGATGCCACCGATGCAGATGAGATGACTACATTTGATGGCTCTActatctccctctccctctctcccataATGACACCAGCCAAACTAG ACACAATACCCAATGGGAATGACCACTTGGCTGAGGTAGAGGAGGATCTGAGCGTCGAGGTGTCCAAGCTCAGCGTGAACGCCGTGGAGACGGTGGAAATCTCTATAACGACGAAGGAGAAGACGGGGGAGGCGCAGACCCCAGAGAGCCAAAGCAAGTcccccaagaagaagaagaagaagttccGCACACCTTCGTTCTTGAAAaagagcaagaagaagaaggaggagaaggacaaagCGGAGGCGTGA
- the add3b gene encoding adducin 3 (gamma) b isoform X2 codes for MSLVDVRHAAASLTLSLSRSDSRERYLDRVDRADPEDLRSRNMSPDLRQDFSMMEQKKRVTQILQSPVFKDELEGLIQDQLTKGNNPTGLLALRQIADLVMASAVGGAGPLTSPVSLGLVTPVNDLYGIESPSFAKGEKQSRCRLASLYRLVDLFSWARFTSSYITVRVNKEQDHVLISPRGLSFAEVTAANLVKVNIVGEVVDQGSTDLGIDHFGFAPHAAIYSMRPDVRCIIHVHTPATAAVSSMKCGILPISREAVLLGDVSCFGYHGSLDNKEEKVEFQKALGPTAKVMILKNHGLLALGETVEEAFHHVYHSQQACEIQVSALSCCGSVDNLVVLDRGKLKPLAPGAANAGVVIDNEVKWKVGEAEFESLMRMLDNLGYRTGYSYRNPVVREKPRSKNDVEIPATVSAVPSEDGELALRSPFKFMAQKQQRERTRWLTSPNSYLRVNVPEQSPSGDASPRTKTMWMKSSQPGNNAGTPIKIEDPNQFVPLNTDPTEVLDKRNRIKEQHRGDQMTPGPKSQLLAGIVVDTTPGPAFIIEDEEQTRSLPPNPFNEVTEKVLQEYKSLVERKRQGHDEDDDATDADEMTTFDGSTISLSLSPIMTPAKLDTIPNGNDHLAEVEEDLSVEVSKLSVNAVETVEISITTKEKTGEAQTPESQSKSPKKKKKKFRTPSFLKKSKKKKEEKDKAEA; via the exons ATGAGCCTGGTGGACGTGAGGCACGCCGCGGCGTCCCTCACCCTGTCCTTGTCCCGCAGCGACTCCAGGGAGCGCTACCTGGACCGCGTGGACCGGGCCGACCCGGAGGACCTGCGCAGCCGGAACATGTCGCCGGACCTGAGGCAGGACTTCAGCATgatggagcagaagaagagggtCACCCAGATTCTGCAGAGCCCA GTGTTTAAAGACGAGTTGGAGGGACTGATTCAGGACCAGCTGACCAAAGGCAACAACCCCACGGGGCTGCTGGCGCTGAGGCAGATCGCTGACCTGGTCATGGCCAGCGCGGTGGGAGGGGCCGGCCCCTTGACTTCACCCGTCA GCCTCGGCTTGGTGACGCCGGTCAACGACCTGTACGGGATCGAGTCTCCGTCGTTCGCCAAAGGGGAGAAGCAGAGCCGCTGCCGCCTGGCCAGCCTCTACAGGCTCGTCGACCTCTTCAGCTGGGCTCGTTTCACAAGCTCCTACATCACC GTGCGTGTGAATAAAGAACAAGACCATGTTCTCATTAGTCCTCGAGGTTTGTCTTTTGCTGAGGTGACGGCTGCTAATCTG GTGAAGGTGAACATCGTCGGCGAGGTGGTGGACCAGGGCTCCACTGATCTGGGTATCGACCATTTTGGATTCGCTCCCCACGCGGCCATTTACTCCATGCGCCCCGACGTGAGGTGCATTATCCACGTACACACCCCGGCTACAGCTGCT GTGTCCTCGATGAAATGTGGAATCCTGCCCATTTCCCGAGAGGCTGTGCTTCTGGGAGACGTGAGCTGCTTTGGTTACCATGGCAGCCTGGATAATAaagaggagaaggtggagtTTCAGAAAGCACTGGGCCCTACTGCCAAG GTGATGATTCTGAAGAACCACGGTCTGTTGGCTCTGGGAGAAACAGTAGAAGAGGCCTTCCACCACGTGTACCACTCTCAGCAAGCCTGTGAAATCCAG GTGAgtgctctgagctgctgtggcagcGTGGACAACCTCGTGGTGCTGGACAGGGGGAAGCTCAAACCCCTGGCGCCGGGCGCAGCCAATGCCGGGGTGGTGATCGACAACGAGGTCAAGTGGAAAGTGGGCGAGGCGGAGTTCGAGTCCCTCATGAGGATGCTGGACAACCTG GGGTACAGAACGGGCTACTCGTACAGGAACCCGGTGGTCCGTGAGAAGCCCCGCTCCAAAAACGACGTGGAGATCCCCGCCACGGTGTCGGCCGTGCCGTCCGAGGACGGCGAGCTGGCGCTGCGGAGCCCCTTCAAGTTCATGGCGCAGAAGCAGCAGCGGGAACGGACCCGCTGGCTCACCTCGCCCAACAGCTACTTGAGGGTCAATGTTCCCGAACAGTCACCCAGCGGGGATGCGAGCCCCAGGACCAAAACCATG TGGATGAAGTCTTCACAGCCGGGGAACAACGCTGGAACCCCCATAAAGATCGAGGACCCGAATCAATTCGTCCCACTTAACACCGACCCCACAGAGGTTCTGGATAAGAGGAACCGG AtaaaagagcagcacagaggagaccAGATGACTCCAGGACCAAAGTCTCAGTTGCTAGCAGGCATCGTTGTGGACACCACACCGGGACCC GCTTTCATCATcgaggacgaggagcagacCCGCTCTCTTCCTCCCAACCCTTTCAATGAGGTCACAGAGAAGGTGCTGCAGGAATACAAGAGCTTGGTAGAAAGAAAGCGGCAGGGCCACGACG AAGACGATGATGCCACCGATGCAGATGAGATGACTACATTTGATGGCTCTActatctccctctccctctctcccataATGACACCAGCCAAACTAG ACACAATACCCAATGGGAATGACCACTTGGCTGAGGTAGAGGAGGATCTGAGCGTCGAGGTGTCCAAGCTCAGCGTGAACGCCGTGGAGACGGTGGAAATCTCTATAACGACGAAGGAGAAGACGGGGGAGGCGCAGACCCCAGAGAGCCAAAGCAAGTcccccaagaagaagaagaagaagttccGCACACCTTCGTTCTTGAAAaagagcaagaagaagaaggaggagaaggacaaagCGGAGGCGTGA